DNA sequence from the Anaerotignum faecicola genome:
CCGGCGCATGATTATCCCTGTGATCTGGAGGGCAGCAATACTGTCGGAAAGGGAATTGCAATCAAGTATGCGGATCCGTCGGTGATCTGTGACGAGGAAGTGGTTGCCGCCATGGAGGAGTGCTGCGGGCGTGATGAGATTCCCTGGCAGCCGGAGGTGATTGACAAAGGCGGCACGGACGCTTCCAGCATGAATATGTCGGGCGTGGGTGCCAGAGCAGGCGGGATCGCCGTCGTGACCAGATATCCCCACTGCCAGAGCTGTGTGGCGTCCAAGGATGACATCGAAGCGGG
Encoded proteins:
- a CDS encoding M20/M25/M40 family metallo-hydrolase, translated to VCSKTLDDRIGCYQLLEALKENDGTYPNDIYYVFTVQEEVGCRGSKPTAERIRPDIGIAVDITPAHDYPCDLEGSNTVGKGIAIKYADPSVICDEEVVAAMEECCGRDEIPWQPEVIDKGGTDASSMNMSGVGARAGGIAVVTRYPHCQSCVASKDDIEAG